In a genomic window of Streptomyces sp. NBC_01142:
- a CDS encoding branched-chain amino acid ABC transporter permease: MSDTASATLDTTKPLSLVRNPKAYAWIAFGVLLLALPFYLDRFWLQAGLFAMAAAVGAIGINLLTGATGQLSMGHAFFLAVGAYGYCVLAGGNDAESGHRLVGLGLPTWLAAVLAVLLAGLAGGLFSPIAGRLRGAYLGIATLALIFIGQHVLFNARDLTGGFNGRAVPPLSLFGFDFDDTEVVIAAVPFQSMEKLWYVALLALLAGGLFARGVLRGRPGRAMNALRDHRIAAGVMGVPVARYRAAVFVLSSMYAGLAGVLLALVFQRTVPEYFGMILSLEYLAMIVIGGLGTVAGAVVGAVFVSLLPQVLTHYSDSLPLVSAPGTGGVSPGEASRYLYGAAVVAVVLFLPGGLTRPITPREKK, encoded by the coding sequence GTGTCTGATACCGCGTCCGCAACCCTCGACACCACCAAGCCCCTCAGTCTCGTCAGGAACCCCAAGGCGTACGCCTGGATCGCCTTCGGTGTCCTCCTCCTCGCCCTCCCCTTCTACCTCGACCGCTTCTGGCTCCAGGCCGGGCTGTTCGCCATGGCCGCCGCGGTCGGCGCCATCGGGATCAACCTGCTCACCGGCGCGACCGGACAGCTCTCCATGGGCCACGCCTTCTTTCTCGCCGTCGGCGCGTACGGCTACTGCGTCCTGGCGGGCGGCAACGACGCCGAGAGCGGCCACCGCCTCGTCGGCCTCGGCCTGCCGACCTGGCTCGCCGCCGTCCTCGCCGTGCTTCTCGCGGGCCTGGCCGGCGGGTTGTTCAGCCCGATCGCGGGCCGGCTGCGCGGCGCGTATCTCGGTATCGCCACCCTCGCCCTGATCTTCATCGGCCAGCACGTCCTGTTCAACGCCCGGGATCTGACCGGGGGCTTCAACGGGCGCGCCGTCCCGCCGCTCTCCCTTTTCGGCTTCGACTTCGACGACACCGAGGTCGTCATCGCCGCCGTTCCCTTCCAGTCCATGGAGAAGCTCTGGTACGTGGCGCTGCTCGCACTCCTGGCCGGCGGGCTGTTCGCACGCGGGGTGCTGCGCGGCCGCCCCGGACGCGCCATGAACGCCCTGCGCGACCACCGCATCGCCGCGGGCGTGATGGGTGTCCCGGTCGCCCGCTACCGGGCCGCCGTCTTCGTTCTGTCCTCGATGTACGCGGGACTCGCGGGCGTCCTGCTGGCCCTGGTCTTCCAGCGCACGGTCCCCGAGTACTTCGGCATGATCCTGTCCCTCGAATATCTCGCCATGATCGTGATCGGCGGCCTCGGCACGGTCGCGGGAGCGGTCGTCGGCGCGGTCTTCGTCTCCCTGCTGCCGCAAGTCCTCACCCACTACAGCGACAGCCTCCCGCTGGTCTCCGCCCCGGGCACGGGCGGGGTCTCGCCCGGGGAGGCGTCCCGCTATCTGTACGGCGCCGCGGTCGTCGCCGTGGTGCTGTTCCTGCCCGGCGGGCTCACCCGTCCCATCACTCCACGGGAGAAGAAATGA
- a CDS encoding ABC transporter substrate-binding protein, producing the protein MKPRLYAAVLAAALTLTVAGCSEKATKGEGDEKDAGGVKTGEGVTGKTITLGVLTDMTGVYASLGKSVTQAQQLWAKQTNAAGGICGRNIELTVRDHGYDPQKAVAAYTELEPEVLGFAQFIGSPFVAAVKQRIDGQDKGLVLPQAWSASLLGSPYVRVVGATYDIETINAVDYLLTRKRIAKGDRIGHVYFEGDYGENALAGSRYAAGQAGLTVVEQKIKPTDNDMSAQVAALKKAGVKAVLISAGPRQAASLVGVAAAGGFNVPVVGNNSAFAPQLLATPAGPALTKDYYVAASTLPIGAPDAGPAKLAKEYTAAYPKDGLDNGVVAGYTAANVYGEVLRKACADKDLTRAGIDKALLTLTAYDSGFGITHDFSDPAAPSTRQSLILKPDTKVPGGLKVVRPATVAKAAESFKAGG; encoded by the coding sequence ATGAAGCCACGTCTGTACGCGGCGGTGCTCGCGGCCGCACTGACCCTTACCGTCGCCGGATGCAGCGAGAAGGCCACCAAGGGCGAGGGCGACGAGAAGGACGCCGGGGGCGTCAAGACCGGCGAGGGCGTCACCGGCAAGACCATCACCCTGGGCGTACTCACCGACATGACCGGCGTCTACGCCTCCCTCGGCAAGAGCGTCACGCAGGCCCAGCAGCTGTGGGCGAAGCAGACCAACGCGGCCGGCGGCATCTGCGGCCGGAACATCGAGCTGACCGTCCGCGATCACGGCTACGACCCGCAGAAGGCCGTCGCCGCCTATACCGAACTCGAACCGGAGGTACTCGGCTTCGCCCAGTTCATCGGCTCACCCTTCGTCGCCGCGGTCAAACAGCGCATCGACGGCCAGGACAAGGGACTCGTCCTGCCCCAGGCCTGGTCCGCCAGTCTGCTCGGCAGCCCGTATGTGCGCGTCGTGGGCGCGACGTACGACATCGAGACGATCAACGCGGTCGACTACCTGCTCACCCGGAAGCGCATCGCCAAGGGGGACAGGATCGGCCATGTCTACTTCGAGGGCGACTACGGCGAGAACGCACTGGCCGGCTCGAGGTACGCAGCCGGGCAAGCCGGGCTGACCGTCGTCGAGCAGAAGATCAAACCGACGGACAACGATATGTCGGCGCAGGTCGCAGCGCTGAAGAAGGCAGGCGTCAAGGCGGTCCTGATCAGTGCCGGACCACGTCAGGCGGCCTCGCTGGTCGGCGTCGCGGCGGCCGGCGGCTTCAATGTCCCGGTCGTCGGCAACAACTCCGCCTTCGCGCCGCAGCTGCTGGCGACTCCGGCGGGTCCCGCGCTGACGAAGGACTACTACGTCGCCGCCTCCACCCTCCCCATCGGCGCCCCGGACGCGGGCCCGGCCAAGCTCGCCAAGGAGTACACGGCCGCCTACCCCAAGGACGGCCTCGACAACGGCGTCGTCGCCGGGTACACCGCCGCCAACGTCTACGGGGAGGTCCTGAGGAAGGCCTGCGCCGACAAGGACCTGACCCGGGCCGGCATCGACAAGGCGCTGCTGACCCTGACGGCGTACGACAGCGGCTTCGGCATCACGCACGACTTCTCCGACCCCGCCGCGCCCTCGACCCGGCAGAGCCTGATCCTGAAGCCGGACACCAAGGTTCCGGGCGGTCTGAAGGTGGTGCGGCCGGCGACCGTGGCGAAGGCGGCGGAGTCCTTCAAGGCAGGCGGCTGA
- the pssA gene encoding CDP-diacylglycerol--serine O-phosphatidyltransferase gives MIDPDTQAGWVAEAEAEDDTEDMPLSLRLSIADTLTLGNATCGFMAVYFTTTGILIPHLTGSNESGMARNSAATAVILMLLAAIFDLCDGLVARKLRSSPMGAELDNLSDLISFGLAPAYFVLVYGMVADDAQQKVSAVAAIVVLLAVVLRLARFSCVTMKDGMFQGMPSPFGALTVVSIVLLELPFIPTLLAIIGTAWLMVSRVEYPKPRGVLAVAMLGWIVAAMGMLAAWAFDAPGGQVLLQTGCALQIVMAATIPLFATARRVNTFRDNRRESREARTAQLP, from the coding sequence GTGATTGATCCCGACACACAGGCCGGCTGGGTCGCCGAGGCTGAGGCCGAGGACGACACCGAAGACATGCCCCTGTCACTGAGGCTGTCAATAGCGGACACCCTCACGCTCGGTAACGCCACATGCGGATTCATGGCGGTGTACTTCACCACCACCGGGATCCTCATCCCGCACCTGACGGGCAGCAACGAGAGCGGCATGGCGCGCAACAGCGCCGCCACCGCCGTGATCCTGATGCTGCTCGCGGCGATCTTCGATCTCTGCGACGGGCTCGTGGCACGCAAGCTGCGCAGCTCGCCGATGGGCGCGGAGCTGGACAACCTCTCCGACCTGATCAGCTTCGGGCTTGCCCCCGCCTACTTCGTGCTCGTGTACGGAATGGTCGCGGACGACGCCCAGCAGAAGGTCTCGGCGGTGGCCGCGATCGTCGTGCTGCTGGCGGTGGTGCTGCGGCTTGCCAGATTCTCCTGCGTCACCATGAAGGACGGCATGTTCCAGGGCATGCCGAGCCCCTTCGGCGCGCTCACGGTCGTCTCCATCGTGCTGCTGGAGCTGCCGTTCATCCCGACGCTGCTGGCGATCATCGGCACGGCATGGCTGATGGTGAGCCGGGTCGAGTACCCCAAGCCGCGGGGTGTCCTCGCGGTGGCGATGCTCGGCTGGATAGTGGCCGCGATGGGGATGCTGGCGGCGTGGGCGTTCGACGCCCCGGGCGGTCAGGTGCTGCTCCAGACCGGCTGCGCCCTGCAGATCGTGATGGCGGCGACGATCCCGCTCTTCGCGACCGCGCGACGCGTGAACACCTTCCGTGACAACCGCCGCGAAAGCCGCGAGGCAAGGACGGCACAGCTGCCGTAG
- a CDS encoding phosphatidylserine decarboxylase, protein MPHSQTSAPRDSLFGVRIARGASPWLLPTVATAALSLARSRRSRRAAAIAVPTTALAAGMLWFFRDPEREIAQGRVISPADGVVQSIMPWKDGRTRVAIFMSPLNVHVNRAPLAGTVTSVEHIPGGFVPAFNKESENNERVVWHFDTELGDIEMVQIAGAVARRIVPYLPQGTKVEQGERIGLIRFGSRVDIYLPEGVDVAVEVGQTTTAGVTRIDRD, encoded by the coding sequence ATGCCCCACAGCCAAACCTCTGCACCACGCGACAGCCTCTTTGGCGTACGTATCGCTCGCGGAGCATCGCCGTGGCTTCTGCCGACCGTCGCCACCGCAGCACTCAGCCTGGCCCGCTCGCGCCGCTCCCGGCGCGCGGCGGCCATTGCCGTGCCCACCACCGCGCTCGCGGCGGGCATGCTGTGGTTCTTCCGTGACCCCGAGCGCGAGATCGCTCAGGGCCGGGTCATTTCGCCCGCCGACGGTGTGGTGCAGAGCATCATGCCGTGGAAGGACGGACGCACCCGCGTCGCGATCTTCATGAGCCCGCTGAACGTTCACGTCAACCGCGCTCCCCTCGCGGGCACGGTGACGTCCGTCGAGCACATCCCCGGCGGTTTCGTTCCGGCGTTCAACAAGGAGAGCGAGAACAACGAGCGCGTTGTCTGGCACTTCGACACCGAGCTCGGCGACATCGAGATGGTGCAGATCGCGGGCGCCGTCGCCCGGCGCATCGTGCCGTACCTGCCGCAGGGGACCAAGGTCGAGCAGGGCGAGCGCATCGGTCTGATCCGCTTCGGATCGCGCGTTGACATCTACCTTCCGGAAGGTGTCGACGTCGCTGTCGAGGTCGGTCAGACCACGACCGCGGGGGTGACTCGAATTGACCGTGATTGA